A genomic window from Cutibacterium acnes includes:
- a CDS encoding cytochrome c biogenesis protein ResB: MGDSVTDSKVTKTSTSGNSGLGFRSFMRWLWGQLTSMRTALILLFLLALAAIPGSVVPQSAQSVVKVSDFAANHPTLDRICRPLGMYHVYTSVWFSAIYLLLFISLIGCIVPRIVSHAKALRRQPPRVPARLDRLAAHASMTTSASAAEVSQRAQQWLTSHRYRFVVDDDGSLRAEAGRHRETGNLVFHIFLVFVLVGVGWNTLWGFKGTSVVVEGQGFSNSITQYDEFKAGAMVDTDNLTPFSMKLRKFVVSFETGTVQRGAARSFDATVDLTMGGKTQTRDLQVNHPLRIGSTKVHLLGHGYAADVVVRDGDGKVAYSGPVVFLPQDANFKSVGVIKAPDARPDRLAFQGFFLPTGAITAGGPTSLFPDALNPQLYLTAWYGKPTVETGVPSNIYTLDTTGLTQVTNGKDKARFVLSPGQRYKLPDGKGSIQFNGWQRWAKIQVSQNPGLPLTFLSVVLSVAGLCVSLFSRSRRVWVRTIPGDDGLRVEIGGLDRSDSRSGAVDDVNSLLAALHGDSMSGDVGEEHS; the protein is encoded by the coding sequence ATGGGTGATTCCGTGACGGATTCGAAAGTGACGAAGACCTCAACGTCTGGGAACAGCGGGCTGGGTTTCCGCTCATTCATGCGTTGGTTGTGGGGCCAGTTGACGAGCATGAGGACGGCCCTCATTTTGCTCTTTTTGCTTGCGCTGGCTGCCATCCCAGGCTCGGTGGTACCGCAGAGCGCTCAGAGCGTGGTGAAGGTTTCTGACTTCGCCGCCAACCATCCGACTCTGGACCGCATATGTCGTCCGCTGGGGATGTACCACGTCTACACCTCGGTGTGGTTCTCGGCGATCTATCTACTGTTGTTCATAAGCCTTATCGGCTGCATTGTTCCGCGCATCGTCAGCCACGCAAAGGCCCTGCGCCGTCAACCTCCCCGCGTTCCGGCCAGGCTGGACCGGCTAGCAGCCCACGCCTCGATGACCACCTCCGCTTCCGCAGCGGAGGTTAGTCAACGCGCTCAGCAGTGGTTGACATCACACCGGTATCGGTTCGTTGTTGACGACGACGGCTCCCTTCGCGCCGAGGCCGGACGTCATCGCGAGACGGGCAACCTCGTATTCCATATCTTCTTGGTCTTTGTCCTTGTTGGCGTCGGCTGGAACACTTTATGGGGGTTCAAGGGAACTTCTGTCGTTGTGGAGGGTCAGGGTTTTTCCAACAGCATCACTCAGTACGACGAGTTCAAGGCTGGGGCGATGGTCGATACCGATAATCTCACCCCGTTTTCCATGAAGCTGCGCAAATTCGTGGTCTCTTTTGAGACTGGTACGGTGCAGCGCGGCGCCGCCCGTTCCTTCGACGCCACTGTCGACCTCACCATGGGCGGCAAGACGCAGACCCGAGATTTGCAGGTCAACCACCCACTGCGGATTGGATCAACAAAGGTACACCTGCTTGGGCACGGATACGCCGCGGATGTCGTCGTCCGCGACGGTGATGGCAAGGTGGCTTATTCCGGACCGGTTGTCTTTTTGCCACAGGACGCCAACTTCAAGTCTGTCGGGGTCATCAAAGCTCCCGACGCCCGTCCGGATCGTCTGGCCTTTCAAGGGTTCTTTCTACCGACTGGCGCCATCACGGCCGGTGGCCCGACGTCGCTCTTCCCCGACGCCCTTAACCCGCAGCTGTATCTGACCGCCTGGTATGGCAAACCGACTGTGGAGACGGGGGTGCCGTCAAATATTTACACCCTCGACACCACGGGACTGACCCAGGTGACGAACGGTAAGGACAAGGCCCGCTTTGTGCTATCCCCAGGTCAGAGGTACAAACTGCCCGACGGCAAGGGGTCGATCCAATTCAATGGCTGGCAGAGGTGGGCCAAGATCCAGGTGTCCCAGAACCCGGGGCTCCCGTTGACGTTCTTGTCGGTGGTGCTGTCAGTGGCAGGGCTATGTGTGAGCTTGTTTTCGCGGTCCCGGCGGGTGTGGGTGAGGACTATTCCTGGTGATGACGGCTTGAGAGTAGAGATTGGTGGCCTAGATCGCAGTGACTCCCGATCCGGGGCTGTGGACGACGTAAACTCTCTGCTGGCTGCGCTACATGGGGATAGCATGTCTGGCGATGTCGGGGAGGAGCACTCGTGA
- the ccsB gene encoding c-type cytochrome biogenesis protein CcsB has product MSVENLSAVGIVTAAVLYMLAFLAHAVEWASVRGTEHPSHEERLRSETWGRMGLNLTVLGAVCAAIGVVCRGIAARRLPWGNMYEFVTSALFFVVIAYLVLVAIHHVRWMGIAVTLLLAVGNGLAATVFYVAVAPLVPALHSVWFVIHIVAACIAAAALNVGAIASIMYLIATNAQAKAQRTGVPVKGLVAKLPPLESMDTLAYRAHAIGFPIWTFTIAAGSVWADYAWGRFWGWDPKETWSLVTWVVYAAYLHARSTAGWRGRRAALIAIVGAACFWFNFVGVNLIFNGLHSYAGI; this is encoded by the coding sequence GTGAGTGTGGAGAATCTGTCTGCCGTTGGCATCGTCACCGCGGCGGTGCTCTATATGCTTGCCTTCCTCGCCCACGCCGTGGAGTGGGCCAGTGTGCGGGGGACCGAACATCCCAGCCACGAGGAGCGTCTGCGCTCGGAAACGTGGGGCCGTATGGGGCTCAACCTCACCGTGCTGGGTGCGGTTTGCGCAGCAATCGGTGTCGTCTGCCGTGGTATTGCTGCTCGTCGGTTGCCCTGGGGCAACATGTACGAATTCGTTACCTCGGCGCTGTTCTTCGTCGTCATCGCCTATCTTGTGCTCGTCGCCATCCACCACGTCAGATGGATGGGTATCGCCGTCACCCTGCTGCTAGCAGTTGGTAACGGGCTGGCAGCAACGGTGTTCTACGTGGCCGTAGCGCCGCTCGTGCCGGCTCTGCATTCTGTGTGGTTCGTTATTCACATCGTTGCCGCTTGTATCGCTGCAGCCGCCCTCAACGTCGGGGCTATCGCCTCAATCATGTACCTCATCGCCACGAACGCCCAGGCAAAGGCCCAACGGACCGGAGTTCCCGTCAAGGGTTTGGTGGCAAAATTGCCTCCCCTGGAATCCATGGACACTCTGGCATATCGCGCCCACGCGATCGGCTTCCCGATCTGGACCTTCACTATCGCTGCTGGTTCGGTGTGGGCTGACTACGCCTGGGGACGCTTCTGGGGATGGGATCCCAAGGAGACGTGGTCTTTGGTGACCTGGGTGGTCTACGCGGCTTACCTCCACGCCCGGTCCACTGCCGGATGGCGCGGTCGCCGGGCCGCCCTGATAGCGATCGTTGGTGCGGCCTGTTTCTGGTTTAATTTCGTCGGTGTCAATTTGATCTTTAACGGTCTTCACTCGTATGCCGGAATCTGA